A single genomic interval of Plodia interpunctella isolate USDA-ARS_2022_Savannah chromosome 14, ilPloInte3.2, whole genome shotgun sequence harbors:
- the LOC128675613 gene encoding uncharacterized protein LOC128675613 produces MADKKTKQYATQMIQNSAKIDKLLSNSKKCAKDKRTRGFLDSRMEALKDYWANYTKNYETLSGLVDAETLESEYSLNLEKNFEQTEECYLELLSWLKDKLYELKLDQGETSSSNTYSDDPKIKTKLPPISIPQFSGDYNQWMSFRDLFRSLIHDNNRLTKIEKHHYLKSSLSGEAEQLLRNYSLTEANYDDAWRKLNDRYENKRMIVNNILSRFLSQKTLTSESAKGIKDLLDTSSQCLTSLTNLNIDSWNAIVVHILVSKLDLESRKLWEQSLENSIEIPTYEDLNSFLEKRFRAMEMVSLSQPPPRSTTKLTQQTSKVTNVKSFATEIDTTCTYCSQKHYVCHCKGFASLPVNERQDFIKKNNICFNCLVKGHSVFNCRQSTVCKKCGRRHHTLLHLTAPKDERSVEPDQEKDTSKGNITVPKTSCNISVNLKAETKDDRVILATALINVESKNRGTYVLRALVDQGSQGSFISEAAAQLLKLNRTPVTGKISGISNTSVVTTKSMVTLTVHSTKDQASTFKVNAYVLKKLTSLLPSREFPQDTWPSSKQLDLADPNFHKPGSIDVLLGADVHAYILLEGLHKCNSLIALNSRLGWLISGRVSQTDSTAYEHNMVVMQTKIETDQLLRRFWEIEENLPHKKPRTDLEIQCEEHFKNTHTRNDVGRYIVRLPFNNDPPTNLGDIKSLAISRLQQMEKRFTRKPDFKEEYHKFLKQYESQGHMMMVPENELVKEKVYYLPHHAVLRPTSLSTKLRVVFDGSAAPEKGKSLNDELLIGCSLQQDIRDLITRWRQHKICLVADIRQMYRQILVSSDDVDYQRILWRESPTQPINEYRLLTVTYGTSCAPFLAIRTLHQLAEDEKNDFPNEADILKTDVYMDDLMTGASTTEDAVKLQKALTELLGRGGFPLHKWSSNSKVVLSQIPNDDKDSQSAVNIKVEDTIKTLGITWNSETDNFELNAKLYHGYDKITKRNVLSTIAKSFDPLGWLTPAIILLKIFMQRLWLAGLDWDEDLPTDLKEEWVTYLDRFEHIENIQFPRWFGVSDDTAKRELHGFSDASCVAYAAVVYLRVLGDDGEIRVYLVTAKSKVAPPSPTSYSPIFTITPHTLIGLKSAANSHSQQQAITHLQGHLQDHRSRRNALPGSGTRNSLRLHRRRRTLQPTSGRAHSPAWQPCRDRCQQVIFRSRQSRLTADYELNLRIPTHWDIE; encoded by the coding sequence ATGGCAGATAAGAAAACTAAACAGTATGCTACACAGATGATTCAGAATTCAGCTAAGATTGATAAATTACTTTCAAATTCGAAAAAATGTGCTAAGGATAAACGAACGAGAGGGTTCTTGGATTCTCGTATGGAGGCGTTAAAGGATTATTGGGCTAACTATACCAAGAATTATGAAACTCTTTCCGGACTTGTTGATGCTGAAACTTTGGAATCGGAATATAGCTTGAATTTAGAGAAAAACTTTGAACAAACTGAGGAATGCTACCTAGAGTTATTGTCTTGGCTTAaggataaattatatgaactAAAACTTGATCAAGGTGAAACCTCGAGTTCAAATACATATTCAGACGATCCAAAGATTAAGACAAAGCTCCCACCGATTTCAATACCTCAATTTTCGGGCGATTATAACCAGTGGATGAGTTTCCGAGATTTATTTCGCTCTCTGATTCATGATAATAATCGTTTAACTAAAATCGAAAAACATCATTATCTGAAGTCTAGCTTGTCTGGAGAAGCTGAACAACTTCTAAGGAATTACTCGCTAACTGAAGCTAATTACGATGACGCGTGgagaaaattaaatgatagatatgaaaataaaagaatgatTGTAAACAATATCCTGAGTCGATTTTTAAGTCAAAAGACACTCACCTCGGAGTCTGCGAAGGGGATAAAAGATCTTTTGGATACCTCAAGCCAATGTCTCACGTCCCTTACAAACTTGAATATCGATTCCTGGAATGCAATCGTCGTGCACATATTAGTCTCAAAATTAGACCTTGAATCTCGCAAACTTTGGGAACAATCTTTAGAAAATTCCATAGAAATTCCTACATATGAAGATTTAAACAGTTTTCTTGAGAAACGATTCCGAGCTATGGAAATGGTCAGTTTATCACAACCTCCACCAAGAAGTACTACAAAACTCACTCAACAAACCTCTAAAGTAACTAATGTCAAAAGCTTTGCTACTGAAATTGATACTACTTGTACTTACTGCTCACAAAAACACTACGTTTGCCACTGTAAAGGTTTTGCCTCTCTCCCTGTGAATGAAcgtcaagattttattaagaaaaacaaCATATGTTTTAACTGCCTAGTGAAAGGTCATTCTGTGTTCAACTGTAGACAGAGTACCGTTTGCAAAAAGTGCGGACGTCGTCATCATACTTTACTGCACCTCACCGCACCTAAAGATGAAAGGTCTGTTGAACCTGATCAGGAGAAAGATACCTCAAAGGGAAATATCACTGTGCCTAAGACCTCTTGCAACATTAGCGTGAACCTGAAAGCTGAAACAAAAGATGATCGGGTTATTCTAGCTACTGCTTTAATTAATGTGGAGTCAAAGAACAGGGGTACTTACGTGTTACGAGCCCTTGTTGATCAGGGGTCACAAGGTTCATTTATCTCCGAGGCAGCTGCCCAGTTGTTGAAACTTAATCGCACTCCAGTTACAGGGAAAATCTCTGGAATTTCTAATACATCAGTGGTAACTACAAAGTCTATGGTCACACTTACAGTCCACTCCACAAAGGATCAAGCATCAACCTTCAAGGTTAATGCCTATGTTCTAAAGAAACTTACCTCATTGTTGCCTTCCCGCGAATTTCCACAAGATACTTGGCCTTCATCTAAGCAATTGGATCTTGCTGATCCAAATTTTCACAAGCCAGGGTCTATAGATGTTCTTCTCGGTGCCGATGTGCATGCATACATACTTCTGGAAGGCTTACACAAGTGTAATTCTCTTATTGCACTCAACTCTCGCCTTGGTTGGTTAATATCAGGCAGAGTCTCACAAACTGATTCAACAGCATACGAACACAATATGGTCGTTATGCAAACTAAAATAGAGACAGATCAGTTACTCAGACGATTCTGGGAGATCGAAGAGAATTTACCTCACAAAAAACCAAGGACCGATTTAGAAATACAATGTGAAGAACACTTCAAAAATACTCACACTCGCAATGATGTCGGTCGATACATTGTACGGTTACCATTTAATAATGATCCTCCCACAAACCTTGGAGATATCAAATCTCTAGCTATCAGTCGCTTACAACAGATGGAGAAACGCTTTACACGTAAACCTGATTTCAAGGAAGAATATCACAAATTCTTGAAGCAATATGAATCACAAGGTCATATGATGATGGTTCCTGAAAATGAATTAGTAAAAGAAAAGGTATATTACTTACCTCACCACGCTGTCCTTAGGCCGACGAGTCTAAGTACCAAGCTACGTGTAGTATTCGACGGAAGTGCTGCACCTGAAAAAGGAAAATCATTAAACGATGAACTACTTATTGGATGTTCTCTTCAACAAGACATTAGAGATCTAATAACTCGATGGAGacaacataaaatttgtttggtAGCGGATATTCGACAGATGTACCGGCAGATTTTAGTATCTAGCGATGACGTTGATTATCAGCGAATTTTGTGGCGAGAATCTCCAACACAACCTATAAATGAGTACAGATTACTTACCGTCACGTATGGGACTTCTTGTGCTCCATTTTTAGCCATTCGTACACTTCATCAATTGGCTGAAGATGAAAAGAACGATTTTCCCAATGAAGCTGACATCTTGAAAACCGACGTGTACATGGACGATCTGATGACCGGAGCGTCGACAACAGAAGATGCTGTAAAGTTACAGAAAGCGTTGACGGAACTTTTGGGTCGTGGTGGATTTCCTTTGCACAAATGGTCTTCGAACAGTAAAGTGGTGTTATCTCAAATCCCAAACGATGACAAGGATTCTCAAAGTGCTGTAAATATTAAGGTTGAAGACACAATTAAAACATTAGGTATTACCTGGAACTCGGAGACTGACAATTTTGAACTTAATGCAAAACTGTATCATGGTTATGACAAAATTACTAaaagaaatgtattatctACTATTGCTAAATCTTTCGATCCACTAGGTTGGCTAACACCTGCAATCATACTACTTAAAATCTTTATGCAAAGGTTATGGTTGGCTGGTTTAGATTGGGACGAAGATTTACCTACTGATCTGAAAGAAGAATGGGTTACTTACCTTGATCGTTTCGAGCACATTGAAAACATTCAGTTCCCACGATGGTTCGGGGTTTCAGATGACACAGCGAAACGGGAGCTGCATGGGTTCAGTGATGCATCTTGTGTCGCTTATGCTGCGGTGGTGTACCTCAGGGTCTTAGGAGATGATGGTGAAATAAGGGTCTACCTTGTCACTGCGAAATCTAAAGTTGCTCCG